AAAGGCGAACAGAACCTGCCGCTGTTCCTCCAGGCTGGCCTCATGCTGAAGCAGCGAAGGCAGCATGCTGCGGCTGCACTGATCGTCTCGGTGCGGGCAGCAGCGCCCCTGCCGGGCTCCGGCGGATGGCTTCACTTGCGCCTCTTGAGGGAGTCTGTGATGGTTTGCATGATGGTGTTGTCGGCGAGGGTGGTGGCGTCTCCCACTTCGCGTCCTTCGGCGACGTCTTTGAGGAGGCGGCGCATGATTTTGCCGGAGCGGGTCTTGGGCAGTTCGGGGACGACGAGAATGGTTTTGGGTTTGGCGATGGGGCCGATCTCCTTGCCGACGTGGTTGCGGAGTTCCTGGATGATCGTGTCGCCGGAGTCCACGGCGTCGCCGCGGAGGATCACGAACGCCACGACCGCCTGGCCGGTCGTTTCGTCTGCCGCACCGACGACGGCGGCCTCCGCCACCGCGGGGTGGGACACCAGTGCCGATTCAATTTCCGTGGTGGAGAGCCGGTGGCCGGAGATGTTCATCACGTCATCCACCCGGCCCAGGAGCCAGATATCCCCGTCCTCGTCTTTCTTGGCGCCGTCCCCGGCGAAGTACATGCCTTCGAAGCGGGACCAGTAGGTGTCCTTGAACCGCTCGGGGTCGCCCCAGATACCGCGGAGCATGGCGGGCCAGGGTTCGCGGATCACCAGGAACCCGCCGTGGCCGTCCGGCACGGAGGCGCCGTTTTCGTCCACGACATCCACCGCGATGCCCGGCAGCGGGACCTGTGCGGAGCCGGGCTTGGTCGCGGTCACTCCCGGGAGCGGGGCGATCATCTGCGCCCCTGTTTCGGTCTGCCACCAGGTGTCCACGATCGGGGCCGGGTTCTCCTTGCGTTCGCCGTTCTTGCCGGCGTTGCCGCCGATGACTTCCCGGTACCACATCCAGGCTTCGGGGTTGATGGGTTCGCCCACGGAACCAAGGACCCGGATGGAGGAGAGATCGTATTTGGCGGGGATGTCCTTGCCCCATTTCATGAACGTCCGGATCGCCGTGGGGGCGGTGTAGAGGATGGAGACCTTGTACTTCTCGATGATCTCCCACCAGCGGCCCTGGTGCGGGGAGTCCGGGGTTCCCTCGTACATGACCTGGGTGGCGCCGTTGATGAGCGGGGCGTAGGCAACGTATGAATGGCCGGTGACCCAGCCGACGTCAGCGGTGCACCAGTACACGTCCGTGTCCGGGTGCAGGTCGAAGACTGCCTTGTGGGTGTAGGCGGTCTGGGTGAGGTAGCCGCCGGTGGTGTGCAGAATGCCTTTGGGTTTGCCGGTGGTGCCGGAGGTGTAGAGGATGTAGAGCGGGTGCTCGGAGTCATGGCCGACGGCTTGGTGATTGGTGGAGGCCTGGTCCACGGTGTCTGCCCACCAGTGGTCCCGGCCCCCGTGCCAGTCCACGTCCGCTCCGTTGCGCTTGACTACCACCACGTTCTGCACGGTGTGCCCGTCCTTCGACAAGGCCTCATCGACGGCGCTCTTGAGCGGGCTGGGCTTGCCGCGGCGGTAGGTGCCGTCGGCGGTGACCACGAGTTTGGCTTCGGCGTCCTCGATGCGGGACCGCAGCGCGTCCGCGGAGAACCCGCCGAACACCACTGAATGAACCGCGCCGATCCGGGCGCAGGCCAGCAGGGTGATGACGGCCTCCGGGATCATCGGCAGGTATACCGCGACCCGGTCGCCCTTGGCCACGCCGAGGGACTCGAACGCGTTCGCAGCTTTCTTAACTTCTTCGGTGAGCTGGGCGTAGGTGTAGGTGCGGGTGTCTCCGGGTTCGCCTTCGAAGTAGATGGCAACCCTGTCCCCGAGCCCGTTTTCCACGTGCCGGTCCAGTGCGTTGTAGGCGGCGTTTAGCTCACCGCCGACGAACCACTTCGCGAACGGCGGCTTGGACCAATCCAGCGCCTGCGTGAAGTCCTTGCTCCAGGTCAGCAGCTCCCGCGCCTGCCTGGCCCAAAAAGCCGGCCGGTCCGCGTCAGCCTCCGCGTACTCGGCCGCGCCAACGACGGCGTTCGCGGTGAACCCCGCGGAGGGCGCCAATCTGCGGGCCTCGCGGGAGAGGTTCTCAACGGCGTCGCCGTCCTGGAGCGGAACGAAGGATGCCGTGGTGGGTGCGTTAGACATGGATGACTGTTCTTCCTCTAAGGTGCTCTGCGGTGAAAATGCGGGCAATTTACTGCCGCCCCGCCCCGCCAGACTGCACACCGGGCCAAATGTTCACGTCCGCGGATGCGGATCGGTCACGGGGGCGGGATCACGGAGCGCGGACGGTCGTGTCAAACGGCGAGGATCTCCGTTTCCCGGGACCCGTGAATGTACCTGGCGTAGGCGGGGAGGGTCAGGAAGGACGGGAAGTCCTGGGCCAGGGTGACTTCTTCGAAGATGTCGCGGGCGTCTTCGAAGCGGTCGCCGTCGAAGCGTTCGAGTCGGGCGAACTCTTCGTCGAGGAGCTCTTCGATCCACTGGTGGGTGATGATCTCGCCTTCATCGGTGATGGCGGAGGCGTACATCCATTGCCAGAGCTGGGATCGGGAGATTTCGGCGGTGGCGGCGTCTTCCATGAGGTTGTGGATGGCTACCGCGCCGTTGCCGCGCAGCCAGGATTCGATGTAGCGGATGCCGACTTCGATGTTGTTCCGGATGCCCTCCTCGGTGATGGTGCCTTCGGTGGCGGCAACGTTGATCAGGGCGGCGTCGTCTTCGGTCACGTCCTCGCGGGTGCGGTGCAGCTGGTTGGGCTTCTCGCCGAGGATGGAGTCGAATACTTCGCGGCAGATGGGA
Above is a window of Arthrobacter pascens DNA encoding:
- the acs gene encoding acetate--CoA ligase; translated protein: MSNAPTTASFVPLQDGDAVENLSREARRLAPSAGFTANAVVGAAEYAEADADRPAFWARQARELLTWSKDFTQALDWSKPPFAKWFVGGELNAAYNALDRHVENGLGDRVAIYFEGEPGDTRTYTYAQLTEEVKKAANAFESLGVAKGDRVAVYLPMIPEAVITLLACARIGAVHSVVFGGFSADALRSRIEDAEAKLVVTADGTYRRGKPSPLKSAVDEALSKDGHTVQNVVVVKRNGADVDWHGGRDHWWADTVDQASTNHQAVGHDSEHPLYILYTSGTTGKPKGILHTTGGYLTQTAYTHKAVFDLHPDTDVYWCTADVGWVTGHSYVAYAPLINGATQVMYEGTPDSPHQGRWWEIIEKYKVSILYTAPTAIRTFMKWGKDIPAKYDLSSIRVLGSVGEPINPEAWMWYREVIGGNAGKNGERKENPAPIVDTWWQTETGAQMIAPLPGVTATKPGSAQVPLPGIAVDVVDENGASVPDGHGGFLVIREPWPAMLRGIWGDPERFKDTYWSRFEGMYFAGDGAKKDEDGDIWLLGRVDDVMNISGHRLSTTEIESALVSHPAVAEAAVVGAADETTGQAVVAFVILRGDAVDSGDTIIQELRNHVGKEIGPIAKPKTILVVPELPKTRSGKIMRRLLKDVAEGREVGDATTLADNTIMQTITDSLKRRK